A single region of the Streptomyces sp. NBC_00425 genome encodes:
- a CDS encoding LacI family DNA-binding transcriptional regulator produces MPRGSTRPTSRDVAQAAGVSQAAVSLVLGDKWRGRVSEPTAERVRLAARELGYRPNLAARNLRLGHTRTVLLVVPVLTTEFFAGVYTGAARVAAEHGFGVVLYPSPEGIGPARSPFASAQAALDGVIASSMAADALTALRGDQLPLVMLDSDPAGSLGAATVNLDITDGIRQVADHLLGLGHRHFLHLAADVPSWTFHVRARELAARITAQPGATLRTATTPVTIDGALAAAETALGATTGPRPTAVVCDDDKLAAGAYKALRRLGLHVPRDVSVTGLDDLALATALDPELTTVRLDAELFGERGMHALLAVLDGRTPDAGDIPVHLVVRASTAPPRPS; encoded by the coding sequence GTGCCACGAGGCAGCACGCGCCCGACGAGCCGCGACGTCGCCCAGGCCGCGGGAGTCTCCCAGGCCGCCGTCTCCCTCGTACTCGGCGACAAGTGGCGCGGCCGCGTCTCCGAACCCACCGCCGAACGCGTCCGCCTGGCCGCACGCGAACTCGGCTACCGCCCCAACCTCGCCGCCCGCAACCTCCGCCTCGGCCACACCCGCACCGTTCTCCTCGTCGTCCCCGTCCTCACCACCGAGTTCTTCGCCGGCGTCTACACCGGCGCCGCTCGCGTCGCCGCCGAGCACGGCTTCGGCGTCGTCCTCTACCCCTCCCCCGAAGGCATCGGGCCCGCCCGCTCACCCTTCGCCTCCGCCCAGGCCGCCCTCGACGGCGTCATCGCCTCCTCCATGGCCGCCGACGCCCTCACCGCCCTGCGCGGCGACCAGCTCCCCCTCGTCATGCTCGACAGCGACCCCGCCGGCAGCCTGGGCGCCGCCACCGTCAACCTCGACATCACCGACGGCATACGCCAGGTCGCCGACCACCTCCTCGGCCTCGGCCACCGCCACTTCCTGCACCTCGCCGCAGACGTGCCCTCCTGGACCTTCCACGTCCGCGCACGCGAACTCGCCGCCCGCATCACCGCACAACCCGGCGCCACCCTGCGCACCGCCACCACGCCCGTCACCATCGACGGCGCCCTCGCCGCCGCCGAGACCGCCCTCGGCGCCACCACGGGCCCCCGCCCCACCGCCGTCGTCTGCGACGACGACAAACTCGCCGCCGGCGCCTACAAAGCCCTACGACGCCTCGGCCTGCACGTCCCCCGCGACGTCTCCGTCACCGGCCTCGACGACCTCGCCCTCGCCACCGCCCTCGACCCCGAACTCACCACCGTGCGACTGGACGCCGAACTCTTCGGCGAACGCGGCATGCACGCCCTCCTCGCCGTCCTGGACGGTCGCACACCGGACGCCGGTGACATCCCCGTCCACCTCGTGGTACGCGCCTCCACAGCCCCGCCCAGACCCTCCTGA
- the tatC gene encoding twin-arginine translocase subunit TatC — translation MLKSARKEEMDPEGRMPLADHLRELRNRLAKAMLAIVVVTVVAAFFYKNIIEFFTNPILHAVGCDSSFTELAHQRSGTCARIVLNGLLTPFTLALKVSLMAGVIFASPVWLYQLWAFVAPGLHKHERKYAYAFVGTGVPLFLGGAFFAYKTLPTMAKVLLQFSPADLDNQLPLDDLLDLIVRMVLVFGLSFELPLLLVMLNLTGVLTGTRMLGWWRGMIIGITVFAAVATPSTDPLTMLALAGPIWVLYFCATAFSLLNDRRKSRRDAMGPADDEASDLDLTPEDVGEVETVTASRSLPEQSTTERVNGYDDVT, via the coding sequence TTGCTGAAGTCTGCCCGCAAAGAGGAGATGGACCCCGAGGGGCGGATGCCCCTCGCGGATCACCTTCGTGAGCTCCGCAACCGGCTCGCGAAGGCGATGCTGGCCATCGTCGTCGTGACGGTCGTGGCCGCCTTCTTCTACAAGAACATCATCGAGTTCTTCACGAACCCGATCCTGCATGCCGTGGGGTGCGACTCCAGTTTCACGGAGCTGGCGCACCAGCGCAGCGGCACCTGCGCCCGCATCGTGCTGAACGGTCTGCTCACGCCGTTCACGCTCGCCCTGAAGGTCTCCCTGATGGCCGGCGTGATCTTCGCTTCGCCGGTCTGGCTGTACCAGTTGTGGGCCTTCGTCGCGCCGGGCCTGCACAAGCACGAGCGCAAGTACGCCTACGCGTTCGTCGGCACGGGCGTTCCGCTGTTCCTCGGCGGAGCGTTCTTCGCGTACAAGACGCTGCCGACCATGGCCAAGGTGCTGCTCCAGTTCTCGCCCGCGGACCTGGACAACCAGCTGCCGCTGGACGACCTGCTCGACCTGATCGTGCGCATGGTGCTGGTCTTCGGCCTCTCGTTCGAGCTGCCGCTGCTCCTGGTGATGCTCAACCTGACCGGGGTGCTCACCGGCACGCGCATGCTCGGCTGGTGGCGCGGAATGATCATCGGCATCACGGTGTTCGCCGCGGTCGCCACGCCCAGCACCGACCCGCTGACCATGCTGGCGCTCGCCGGTCCGATCTGGGTCCTGTACTTCTGCGCGACCGCCTTCTCCCTGCTCAACGACCGCCGCAAGAGCCGTCGCGACGCGATGGGACCGGCCGACGACGAAGCCTCCGACCTGGACCTCACCCCCGAGGACGTCGGCGAGGTCGAAACGGTCACCGCGAGCCGGTCGCTGCCGGAGCAGTCGACCACGGAGCGTGTCAACGGTTATGACGACGTGACCTGA
- a CDS encoding FKBP-type peptidyl-prolyl cis-trans isomerase, whose protein sequence is MRRRSLILAAVPAGLVTLAGCGDDKSDTSKASDSASPSAGATSAAPPPKIVDGPLPAITAGVKFGEKPTVAKGTGEPSSQLAVKTVIAGSGKTVAENDYIQAHCLGQIWGSGKVLLNSYDSKKMQFTRLAKGGNLEGWTYALTGKKTGSRVLFSVPPAWGFGKEGNTQAGITGTDTLVFVFDIQNTFNSTASAKGKDVAQNDAGVPKVGTNTDGKAPSIEIPKSKAPTKLVSNYVIEGDGAELAADDTVLVQYKGVVWDTGKEFDSTYRSNALTSFSLQQVVPGWAQGLTGKKVGSRVVIVIPPSLGYGDNPPSGSGIEKDSTMVFSVDVIAKA, encoded by the coding sequence GTGCGCCGACGCTCCCTCATCCTTGCCGCCGTACCCGCGGGACTGGTCACGCTCGCCGGGTGCGGCGACGACAAGTCCGACACGAGCAAGGCGAGCGACAGCGCGTCGCCCTCCGCGGGAGCCACGTCCGCGGCTCCTCCGCCGAAGATCGTGGACGGTCCGCTGCCGGCCATCACGGCAGGGGTGAAGTTCGGCGAGAAGCCGACGGTCGCCAAGGGCACCGGTGAGCCCTCCAGTCAGCTGGCGGTGAAGACGGTGATCGCGGGCAGCGGGAAGACCGTCGCGGAGAACGACTACATCCAGGCCCACTGTCTCGGTCAGATCTGGGGCAGCGGGAAGGTTCTCCTCAACTCCTACGACTCCAAGAAGATGCAGTTCACCCGGCTTGCCAAGGGCGGCAACCTCGAGGGCTGGACGTATGCGCTGACGGGGAAGAAGACCGGCAGCCGGGTGCTGTTCTCGGTGCCGCCGGCCTGGGGTTTCGGCAAGGAGGGCAACACGCAGGCGGGTATCACGGGCACCGACACCCTGGTGTTCGTGTTCGACATCCAGAACACGTTCAACTCGACGGCTTCGGCCAAGGGCAAGGACGTGGCGCAGAACGATGCCGGTGTGCCCAAGGTCGGCACGAACACCGACGGCAAGGCGCCCTCGATCGAGATCCCCAAGTCGAAGGCGCCGACGAAGCTGGTGTCGAACTACGTGATCGAGGGGGACGGCGCGGAGCTCGCGGCGGACGACACCGTGCTGGTGCAGTACAAGGGCGTCGTCTGGGACACGGGCAAGGAGTTCGACTCGACTTACCGCAGCAACGCGCTGACGTCGTTCTCGCTGCAGCAGGTGGTCCCGGGCTGGGCGCAGGGTCTGACGGGCAAGAAGGTGGGCAGCCGCGTCGTCATCGTCATTCCGCCGTCGCTGGGTTACGGCGACAACCCGCCGAGTGGCAGCGGCATCGAGAAGGACTCCACGATGGTCTTCTCGGTGGACGTCATCGCCAAGGCGTGA
- the pafA gene encoding Pup--protein ligase gives MDRRIFGLENEYGVTCTFRGQRRLSPDEVARYLFRRVVSWGRSSNVFLRNGARLYLDVGSHPEYATPECDNVTELVTHDKAGERILEGLLVDAERRLHEEGIAGDVYLFKNNTDSAGNSYGCHENYLVARHGEFSRLADILIPFLVTRQLLCGAGKVLQTPRGAVYCVSQRAEHIWEGVSSATTRSRPIINTRDEPHADAERYRRLHVIVGDSNMSETTMLLKVGATDLVLRMIEAGTVMRDLTLENPIRAIREVSHDITGRRKVRLASGREASALEVQREYYEKAVDFVERRGVRTGTVEQVLELWGRTLDAIEAEDLDRIGTEIDWVMKYKLIERYRAKHNMTMSHPRVAQIDLAYHDIHRRRGLYYLLERKGQAARICNDLKIFEGKSVPPQTTRARLRGDFIRRAQEQRRDFTVDWVHLKLNDQAQRTVLCKDPFRSVDDRVEKLIAGM, from the coding sequence ATGGACCGCCGCATTTTCGGGCTGGAGAACGAGTACGGCGTCACATGTACGTTCAGGGGACAGCGCCGGCTGTCTCCCGACGAGGTGGCGCGGTACCTCTTCCGCCGTGTCGTGTCATGGGGCCGAAGCAGCAATGTCTTTCTGCGGAACGGCGCCCGCCTCTATCTCGACGTGGGTTCGCATCCGGAATACGCGACACCGGAATGTGACAACGTGACCGAGCTGGTCACCCACGACAAGGCCGGCGAGCGCATTCTCGAGGGACTCCTGGTGGACGCGGAGCGACGCCTGCACGAGGAAGGAATCGCGGGCGACGTCTACCTCTTCAAGAACAACACGGACTCGGCGGGCAACTCTTATGGTTGTCACGAGAACTATCTGGTGGCGCGGCACGGGGAGTTCTCCCGGCTCGCGGACATCCTGATTCCGTTCCTGGTGACCCGGCAGCTGCTGTGCGGCGCGGGCAAGGTGCTGCAGACGCCCCGTGGGGCGGTCTACTGCGTCAGCCAGCGGGCCGAGCACATCTGGGAGGGCGTGTCGTCGGCGACGACCCGTTCGCGGCCCATCATCAACACCCGGGACGAGCCGCACGCGGACGCCGAGCGGTATCGCCGTCTGCATGTCATCGTGGGCGACTCGAACATGTCCGAGACGACCATGCTGCTCAAGGTCGGGGCGACCGACCTGGTGCTGCGCATGATCGAGGCGGGCACGGTGATGCGGGACCTGACGCTGGAGAACCCGATCCGGGCGATCCGGGAGGTCAGTCACGACATCACGGGCCGTCGCAAGGTCCGTCTGGCCAGCGGCCGGGAGGCCTCCGCGCTGGAGGTGCAGCGGGAGTACTACGAGAAGGCCGTGGACTTCGTCGAGCGCCGGGGCGTCCGCACGGGCACCGTGGAGCAGGTCCTGGAGCTGTGGGGCCGCACGCTGGACGCGATCGAGGCGGAGGACCTCGACCGGATCGGCACCGAGATCGACTGGGTCATGAAGTACAAGCTCATCGAGCGGTACCGGGCCAAGCACAACATGACGATGTCGCATCCGCGCGTGGCGCAGATAGACCTCGCCTACCACGACATCCACCGGCGTCGTGGTCTGTACTACCTGCTGGAGCGCAAGGGTCAGGCGGCGCGGATCTGCAACGACTTGAAGATCTTCGAGGGCAAGTCGGTGCCGCCGCAGACCACTCGGGCCCGGTTGCGCGGTGACTTCATCCGTCGTGCGCAGGAGCAGCGCCGGGACTTCACGGTGGACTGGGTGCATCTGAAGCTGAACGACCAGGCGCAGCGCACGGTGTTGTGCAAAGACCCGTTCCGTTCGGTGGACGACCGGGTGGAGAAGCTGATCGCCGGCATGTGA
- a CDS encoding diacylglycerol kinase: protein MTSEITLFVNPAAGRGRSARAARPAASALRAAGYRVRTVLGENAGDALARARAAVADGTGALVAVGGDGLAHLALQAVAGTRTPLGVVAAGTGNDFARALGLPVRDPAAAGRLIAEALKADRIRDVDLGRAGERWFGTVLASGFDSRVNDRGNRMRWPTGRARYDLAMLVELAALRPFPYRITLDDGPVLEVEATLVAVGNGPSYGGGMRICPGADLADGLFDVTVVGDCGRTTLLRVFPKVYRGTHVEHPAVTVHRAARVEIAAEGVSGYADGERLGQLPLTARCVPGAVRVIGP, encoded by the coding sequence GTGACCAGCGAGATCACCCTCTTCGTCAATCCCGCGGCGGGCCGCGGCCGGAGCGCCCGCGCGGCGCGGCCGGCCGCTTCCGCGTTGCGGGCGGCCGGCTACCGCGTGCGCACGGTCCTCGGCGAGAACGCCGGGGACGCCCTGGCCCGCGCGCGTGCCGCCGTCGCCGACGGCACCGGCGCCCTGGTCGCCGTCGGCGGCGACGGACTGGCCCACCTCGCGCTCCAGGCCGTCGCCGGCACCCGCACCCCGCTCGGCGTGGTCGCCGCCGGCACCGGCAACGACTTCGCCCGCGCCCTGGGCCTGCCGGTCCGCGACCCGGCCGCCGCCGGACGTCTGATCGCGGAGGCCCTCAAGGCGGACCGGATCCGCGACGTCGACCTCGGCCGGGCCGGTGAACGCTGGTTCGGCACCGTCCTCGCCTCCGGCTTCGACTCCCGCGTCAACGACCGAGGCAACCGCATGCGATGGCCTACCGGACGCGCCCGGTACGACCTGGCGATGCTCGTCGAACTGGCCGCCCTGCGCCCCTTCCCGTACCGGATCACGCTCGACGACGGCCCGGTCCTGGAGGTCGAGGCGACCCTGGTCGCCGTCGGCAACGGTCCGTCCTACGGCGGCGGCATGCGGATCTGCCCCGGCGCCGACCTCGCCGACGGGCTGTTCGACGTCACCGTGGTCGGGGACTGCGGCCGCACGACGCTGCTGCGGGTCTTCCCGAAGGTGTACCGGGGCACGCACGTGGAGCACCCCGCGGTCACCGTGCACCGGGCGGCGAGGGTGGAGATCGCCGCCGAAGGGGTGTCGGGGTACGCGGACGGGGAGCGGCTCGGGCAGCTGCCGCTGACCGCGCGGTGCGTGCCGGGCGCCGTCCGGGTCATCGGGCCCTGA
- a CDS encoding helix-turn-helix transcriptional regulator — MAGKPVRPTNAIDQTRRMLSLVTYLRERPGARIEDVARAFGITEDELVSDLDVLPMCGTSFRGGDLLDIDTDGERIWWHNPAALGADAAEPLRLAADEATALLVAARAVATLPGLREGDRQALLRATAKVETAAGEAAGASSRLSVTFESEGGVFADVDRAISERRRLWIRYYSPARDQVTEREIDPIRLVSVGHTYVEAWCRRSEARRTFRLDRVAEIRILDEPSAPPEIELRDLSEGLVQPSAEDPEVVVEVGPGGRWVAEYYPHDSADDLPDGGLRITLRTPDPASLRRLALRLGRDGRIVSPPDLADSARRAAREALAAYDGFEAAGATAGAASAQGERQQGEDRVDGREQGL, encoded by the coding sequence GTGGCAGGCAAACCGGTCAGGCCCACGAACGCGATCGACCAGACCCGGCGGATGCTCTCCCTGGTGACGTACCTGCGGGAGCGCCCCGGCGCGCGCATCGAGGACGTGGCACGCGCCTTCGGCATCACCGAGGACGAGCTGGTCTCCGACCTCGACGTGCTGCCCATGTGCGGCACCAGCTTCCGGGGCGGTGACCTCCTCGACATCGACACCGACGGCGAGCGCATCTGGTGGCACAACCCGGCCGCGCTCGGCGCGGACGCCGCCGAACCGCTGCGGCTGGCCGCCGACGAGGCGACCGCGCTGCTGGTGGCGGCGCGGGCGGTGGCGACGCTGCCGGGTCTGCGCGAGGGCGACCGGCAGGCGCTGCTGCGCGCCACGGCGAAGGTGGAGACCGCCGCGGGCGAGGCGGCCGGAGCCAGCTCCCGTCTGTCGGTGACGTTCGAGTCCGAGGGCGGGGTCTTCGCCGACGTCGACCGGGCGATCTCGGAGCGGCGCCGGCTGTGGATCCGCTACTACTCGCCCGCTCGTGACCAGGTCACCGAGCGCGAGATCGACCCGATCCGCCTGGTCAGCGTGGGGCACACGTACGTGGAGGCCTGGTGCCGCCGCTCGGAGGCGCGCCGCACCTTCCGGCTGGACCGGGTGGCCGAGATCAGGATTCTCGACGAGCCGTCGGCGCCGCCGGAGATCGAACTGCGGGACCTGTCGGAGGGGCTGGTGCAGCCGTCCGCGGAGGACCCGGAGGTCGTCGTCGAGGTCGGCCCCGGGGGCCGCTGGGTCGCCGAGTACTACCCGCACGACAGCGCGGACGACCTTCCCGACGGCGGTCTGCGTATCACCCTGCGCACGCCCGACCCGGCCTCGCTGCGACGGCTGGCCCTGCGGCTCGGGCGTGACGGGCGGATCGTCTCGCCGCCGGACCTCGCCGACAGCGCCCGCCGGGCCGCCCGCGAGGCGCTGGCGGCGTACGACGGGTTCGAGGCGGCGGGGGCGACGGCCGGCGCGGCATCCGCGCAGGGGGAACGACAGCAGGGCGAGGATCGGGTCGACGGGCGGGAGCAGGGGCTTTGA
- a CDS encoding FKBP-type peptidyl-prolyl cis-trans isomerase: protein MSIDKPEIDFPGGEPPADLEIKDIWEGDGEVAQAGHNVSVHYVGVAFSTGEEFDASWNRGTPFRFPLGGGRVIKGWDQGVQGMKVGGRRQLTIPAHLAYGNQSPTPAIKPGETLIFVVDLLGV from the coding sequence GTGAGCATTGACAAGCCCGAGATCGACTTCCCCGGTGGCGAGCCCCCGGCGGACCTCGAGATCAAGGACATCTGGGAGGGCGACGGCGAGGTCGCGCAGGCCGGCCACAACGTCAGCGTCCACTACGTGGGTGTCGCCTTCAGCACCGGTGAGGAGTTCGACGCCAGCTGGAACCGCGGCACGCCGTTCCGGTTCCCGCTCGGCGGCGGTCGCGTCATCAAGGGCTGGGACCAGGGCGTGCAGGGCATGAAGGTCGGCGGCCGTCGTCAGCTGACGATCCCGGCCCACCTCGCCTACGGCAACCAGAGCCCGACCCCGGCGATCAAGCCGGGCGAGACGCTGATCTTCGTGGTGGACCTGCTCGGGGTCTGA
- a CDS encoding helix-turn-helix transcriptional regulator: MAIAKAERLMNLALCLLGTRRPLSKRELRDSIEAYVETFRSGHGGPASEDSFNRMFERDKDDLRELGLVIETVESLDGEIGYLARRDSNRLPPITLDAEEAAALGLAAKVWQQARLAGAASGALQKLRAAGLPEDVDPYEAHSALEPRIPVHEAAFEPLMLACRDRRPVVFDYRKATAAHPEPRHVEPWALECWRGHWYLAGFDRDRGAERVFRLSRITGKVRSRGGRFTAQVPDVVTVRETVASWAGETADRSALIRLRTDAGYPLRAKATAVRELGDGWDELEIPYGHGLDAWLVEFGPDVVVLEPAELRADVVDRLRAVAKG; encoded by the coding sequence ATGGCCATTGCCAAGGCCGAGCGGCTGATGAACCTCGCGCTGTGTCTGCTCGGGACGCGCAGGCCGCTCAGCAAGCGCGAGCTGCGCGACTCCATCGAGGCCTACGTCGAGACCTTCCGGTCGGGGCACGGCGGGCCGGCGTCGGAGGACTCCTTCAACCGGATGTTCGAGCGGGACAAGGACGATCTCCGTGAGCTCGGGCTGGTCATCGAGACCGTGGAGAGCCTGGACGGCGAGATCGGCTATCTGGCCCGCCGGGACAGCAACCGGCTGCCGCCGATCACCCTGGACGCCGAGGAGGCCGCGGCCCTGGGTCTGGCCGCCAAGGTGTGGCAGCAGGCCCGGCTCGCGGGGGCGGCCAGCGGCGCTCTGCAGAAGCTGCGCGCCGCCGGACTGCCCGAGGACGTCGACCCCTACGAGGCCCACAGCGCGCTGGAGCCCCGGATTCCCGTGCACGAGGCCGCGTTCGAGCCGCTGATGCTCGCCTGCCGCGACCGCCGGCCGGTGGTGTTCGACTACCGCAAGGCGACCGCGGCGCATCCGGAGCCCCGGCATGTCGAGCCGTGGGCGCTGGAGTGCTGGCGCGGGCACTGGTATCTGGCCGGTTTCGACCGCGACCGGGGGGCCGAGCGGGTCTTCCGGCTGTCGCGGATCACGGGCAAGGTGCGCTCGCGCGGGGGGCGTTTCACCGCGCAGGTCCCCGACGTGGTCACCGTGCGCGAGACCGTCGCCAGCTGGGCGGGGGAGACCGCCGACCGCAGCGCCCTGATCCGGCTGCGGACGGACGCCGGGTATCCGTTGCGAGCCAAGGCCACCGCCGTGCGGGAACTCGGGGACGGCTGGGACGAGTTGGAGATTCCGTACGGGCACGGTCTGGACGCCTGGCTGGTGGAGTTCGGGCCGGACGTGGTGGTGCTGGAGCCGGCCGAGCTGCGGGCGGACGTCGTGGACCGGCTACGGGCCGTGGCCAAGGGCTGA
- a CDS encoding MFS transporter → MAAGYLEILRAKHAARLLVGTLVGRLPNATAAIAIVLFVRAQGGSYSLAGALAAVYGVANAVGQPLLGRLVDLHGQPRVQFPAALASAAAMTVFAFAGTDPLPVAYAAVAASGLFTPPLEGGLRALWPAVLRREDQVHTAYAMDAVAQEVMFTVGPLLVTLCVSLWSARAALVVLSAVGVAGALWVVVSPPSRAWRSAPREAHWLGALRSRGLLALLGAFLFIGMALGSITVASVPYADEHGGDAVYGWLMAALGLGALVGGLVYGARRWAGPPERRLRVLVALLAVCYLPLTAMPGAVAMVALTALAGLFLAPVIACAFVIVDRHAPAGTVTEAFSWLVTTFTVGASVGTGLAGPVVEAGGALWGFAAPAVAGGVSLLVLLATGRVLAVPAGGGVVAASSENDPNRAAEPRFSSGDRA, encoded by the coding sequence TTGGCCGCGGGATACCTCGAGATCCTCAGGGCGAAGCATGCTGCCCGGCTGCTCGTCGGCACGCTCGTGGGCCGGCTGCCCAATGCCACGGCGGCCATCGCGATCGTGCTGTTCGTGCGGGCGCAGGGCGGTTCGTACAGTCTCGCGGGGGCGCTGGCGGCCGTGTACGGCGTCGCGAACGCGGTGGGGCAGCCGCTGCTGGGGCGGCTGGTGGATCTGCACGGACAGCCGCGGGTGCAGTTTCCGGCGGCCCTGGCCTCGGCCGCGGCGATGACGGTCTTCGCGTTCGCGGGCACGGATCCGCTGCCGGTGGCGTATGCGGCGGTGGCGGCTTCCGGGCTGTTCACGCCGCCGCTGGAGGGCGGTCTGCGGGCGCTGTGGCCGGCGGTGCTGCGGCGTGAGGACCAGGTGCACACGGCGTACGCGATGGACGCGGTGGCGCAGGAGGTGATGTTCACCGTGGGGCCGCTGCTGGTGACGCTGTGCGTGTCGTTGTGGTCGGCTCGGGCGGCGCTGGTGGTGCTGAGCGCGGTGGGGGTTGCGGGGGCGCTGTGGGTGGTGGTGTCGCCGCCGTCGCGTGCGTGGCGTTCGGCTCCGCGGGAGGCGCACTGGCTGGGTGCGCTGCGCTCGCGCGGTCTGCTGGCGTTGCTGGGGGCGTTCCTGTTCATCGGGATGGCGCTGGGTTCCATCACGGTGGCGTCGGTGCCGTACGCGGACGAGCACGGCGGGGACGCGGTGTACGGCTGGTTGATGGCGGCGCTGGGGCTGGGTGCGCTGGTCGGGGGTCTGGTGTACGGGGCCCGTCGGTGGGCGGGGCCGCCGGAGCGGCGGTTGCGGGTGCTGGTGGCGCTTCTGGCGGTGTGTTATCTGCCGTTGACGGCGATGCCGGGGGCGGTGGCGATGGTGGCGTTGACGGCGTTGGCGGGGCTGTTCCTGGCGCCTGTCATCGCGTGTGCGTTCGTCATCGTGGACCGGCACGCGCCGGCGGGGACGGTGACGGAGGCTTTCTCCTGGCTGGTGACGACGTTCACGGTCGGCGCGTCGGTGGGTACGGGGCTGGCGGGTCCGGTGGTGGAGGCGGGCGGGGCGCTGTGGGGTTTCGCGGCGCCGGCTGTCGCGGGGGGTGTGTCGTTGCTGGTTTTGCTGGCCACGGGGCGGGTACTCGCAGTTCCCGCCGGGGGTGGGGTTGTTGCGGCTTCATCGGAAAATGATCCAAACCGTGCTGCCGAACCCCGTTTCAGTTCAGGGGATCGGGCGTAA
- the tatA gene encoding Sec-independent protein translocase subunit TatA produces MFGRLGAPEIILILVVVILLFGAKKLPDMARSLGKSARILKSEAKAMKEDGSSTATPAGPPHNDEQPPAQRTIQASPGDVTSSRPVTEPTDTTKR; encoded by the coding sequence ATGTTCGGAAGGCTCGGCGCCCCCGAGATCATTCTCATCCTCGTCGTCGTCATCCTGCTGTTCGGCGCCAAGAAGCTTCCCGACATGGCGCGGTCGCTCGGCAAGTCCGCTCGCATCCTCAAGAGCGAGGCCAAGGCGATGAAGGAAGACGGCAGCAGCACGGCCACCCCGGCCGGCCCGCCCCACAACGACGAGCAGCCCCCGGCTCAGCGCACCATCCAGGCCTCTCCCGGTGACGTGACCAGCTCCCGTCCGGTCACCGAGCCGACGGACACGACCAAGCGCTGA